Within Cloacibacillus sp., the genomic segment TGCGTCACAGTCACCTGTACCTTCGTCGGCACGCTCTTTGCGTGGCTCGTCACAAGGACGGACCTGCCGTTCAAAGAAACGATGAAGGTGCTCTTCACCGTTCCTTTCATGCTTCCGGCCTTCATCGGCGCCCTCGCGTGGAAAATACTGCTTTCGCCGCGCGCCGGCTACATCAACCAGCTGTGGATGGAGATAACGGGGACGCGGCACGCGCTCTTCAACGTCTACGGATTCTGGGGCATCGTCGTCATAGAGACGATGTACCTCTTCCCGTTCGTCTTCATACAGGTGAGCGGGGCTCTTGAGCGCATGGACCCGACTCTTGAGGAATCGGCGCGCATCGCGGGCGCGGGGCTCTTCACCATCACAAGGAAGATAACGATACCGCTCATCATGCCGGCCGTCGTGGCTGGTGCGCTGCTCGTCTGTCTCTACTCGCTCTCGCACTTTGGAACGCCCGCCATCCTGGGCACGGAGGTAGGCATCTATACGATACCGACGATGATCTACGAACTGATACACCAAAGCGCGGGCAGCTTCACGGCCATACGCGCCGCCACGGTGCTCTCCGTCGTACTGGTGCTCTCTGCTGCGATAATCCTCTACGCTCAGAACAAAGTCATCAAGTCGGGGCGTTTTCAGATAATCGCGGGCAAGAGCGTTCGTCCCACGGTGCTGAAACTTCGCGGCCTGCGTATGCCGCTTTTCATCTTCTGCTGCATCTACCTGCTGCTCACGGTCGTCATGCCGACAGTCACCATCTTCCTCGTCGGCTTCCTCAACACCTACGGGCTGCCGCTTGCGCTTGAAAACATGTCGTGGGAAAACTACCGCTACGTGCTGTTTGAGTGGAAGCTTACAAAGGACGCCATCTGGAACTCCACCTATCTGTCGCTCTCCGCTGCGTTCGTTACGATGATAGCGGGCGGCATCATCTCCTACGTGCTTGTCAAGCTCAAAGTGCGCGGCAAGTGGTTCCTTGAATTCCTCGGGCTGCTTCCGTTCTCGCTGCCCGGCACCGTCATCGCGCTCGGCGTCATACTCACGTGGAGCGGACGCTTTGGGATAAACCTCTACAACACGGCGTGGATAATCTTCGTCGCCTACATAGCGCGCTACATGGCCTTCTCGCTCAAATCAAACAGCGCGGCTCTCGAACAGGTGCACGACTCGCTGGTGGAGGCCAGCCGCGCAAGCGGAGCCAC encodes:
- a CDS encoding iron ABC transporter permease, which produces MTSAGKKKFGMAEFIFMLAVLILVVIVALPVILIFWTSFIVDGHLNLAAVHSVIMQEETFQALKMSLMIAACVTVTCTFVGTLFAWLVTRTDLPFKETMKVLFTVPFMLPAFIGALAWKILLSPRAGYINQLWMEITGTRHALFNVYGFWGIVVIETMYLFPFVFIQVSGALERMDPTLEESARIAGAGLFTITRKITIPLIMPAVVAGALLVCLYSLSHFGTPAILGTEVGIYTIPTMIYELIHQSAGSFTAIRAATVLSVVLVLSAAIILYAQNKVIKSGRFQIIAGKSVRPTVLKLRGLRMPLFIFCCIYLLLTVVMPTVTIFLVGFLNTYGLPLALENMSWENYRYVLFEWKLTKDAIWNSTYLSLSAAFVTMIAGGIISYVLVKLKVRGKWFLEFLGLLPFSLPGTVIALGVILTWSGRFGINLYNTAWIIFVAYIARYMAFSLKSNSAALEQVHDSLVEASRASGATPWQSLRDIVIPLIRPGMVAAFFLIFLPALRELTTSVLLYGPTTRTIGVAIYTLNEDGETVYACALAGVALLLIVGGEILIKRFFEKKKHADNGGA